In Nocardioides sp. JS614, the sequence GACGGCCACCTGGTGTGCGTGCACGACCGCGACCTGCGGCGTACGGCGCGGACCCGCGGCCTGGTCTCCACCATGGAGCTGGCCGAGCTCGACCAGCTCGACTTCGCCTCCTGGAAGAACCCGTGGGCCGACCTCGACGACGAGGCGCCCCTGCGCGACGAGCGGCTCGACCGGGTGCTCACGCTGCGCACCCTGCTCGAGACCATCGCCGACTACGACCGCCCGGTCGAGGTCGCGATCGAGACCAAGCACCCCACCCGGTACGGCGGCCTCGTGGAGCGACGCCTGATCGAGCAGCTGCGCCGCTTCGGCTGGGACCGGCCGGGCGCACCGGTACGGGTGATGAGCTTCTCCTGGACCGCGCTGCAGCGGGTCGAGCGGTTGGCCCCGGGCGTCCGGCTCGTGATGCTCCTCGAGCACGCCCGGAACTGGCCGGCGCTGCGCCGTCTCGTCGGACCGGACTGGCTGGTCGGCCCGGGCATCGACGAGCTCATGGATCACCGGCGGCTCGGGCCGCGGATCACCCGCAGCGGCCACGACCTGCACGTGTGGACCGTCAACACGCCGGTCGAGCTGGACCTGTGCCTGGAGCTCGGGGTCAAGGCGGTGATCACCGACCGTCCGGCGTACGTGCGCGACCTGCTCGACCAGCGGGAGGCCGACCCCGGATAGCCTCTGCCGCATGGCGAAGAAGTCCCGCACCAAGGCCCGCGACCACCAGCCCGCCTCCGGCGAGGTCGGACCGCGGCAGCCCTGCCCGTGCGGGTCCGGCAAGCGGTACAAGGCCTGCCACGGCGCGGCCGGCGGGGCCCCGGCTCCGTTCGTCAACCGGCCCTTCGAGGGGCTGCCCTCGGAGTGCGACATCGTCGCGATGCGCGAGCTGGTGCCAGCGGCCACCGCCCCGCTCACCCTCGTGGACCACGCGGACCGGACCGTGCAGCTGTGCACGTTGCTGCCGATGGCCGCGCCGGCGATGGTGCGCGACAGCGGGGAGATCTGGCTCGGGCTCCAGGTCCAGCACAACTTCGGCGACCCCGCACGCGACCTCGGCGCGGTGCTCGCCAAGGCGTTGACCGCGGACGCCGGCATCGTGGGTCTCACCGATCCGCCAGGTGAAGGCCCGCGGCTTCAGGACCTGGTCACTGGCGACCGGCTGGCGGTGACGGTGCACGAGGGCTTCGAGTTCTGGATCGGCGACGTCGAGGAGAGTGAACGGGCCGGGATGGCGGCCGCGCTCGAGCAGGCCAACACCGCGGCCATGCCGACCGCCCGGCTGACCACCGTCGAGGCGGCGTACTGGACCGACGTCGGCACCAAGGAGCACCTGCGCTGGGTGCTGCCCGAGCCGGAGGACCGGCTGCTGGACGCGCTCGCGCGACTGCACGCCGCGGGGAACGACGGGCTGGTCGCGGGCTCCCGCTTCGTCGGCATGTTCCGGGCGCACGGGCTGCTCGCGCCGGTCTGGGACCTGCCGCTCGGCACCGGGCCCGAGCCGCTCGAGGAGCCGGCCGAGCGGTTTGCCGCCGACCTCGCGCAGGCGCTGGCCGACACCTCCGACCTCACCGCCGACGAGCGGGCGGCACGATCCGGGCTCGCCAACCGCCAGGTCACCATCAGGTAAAAACTGGCCGCCGCGCAGATCGGTGGTGAGACCGCGGCGTGTGGGAGTTGTCTGCCCCCCGATCGGGACGTAGATTCGCAACGCTCGGTCGTTGTCGTGTCCCCCGTCGACAACGGCCGAGCCCTCTCATGTGACCAGCACCGCCGCGAGTGCTGCCGCGAGCGCCTCGGCGTTGCCCGGCAGCAGGTCCAGGTAGAGGCCCGGCTCGATCAGCTCGACCTCGCTGACGACCAGCCGCCCGTGATGGTGCAGGAGGTCGACCCGGCCGTACGCCGGGGCGGGGCCGCAGTGCTCGCCGGCGACGGCGACCGCGCGCTCGGCGAGCGCGGCCGCCTCGGCGTCGAGGGGGACCGGCGTCGTGGTGCCGCCGTACTCCTCGTGGACCCGGACGTCGCCGGACGTCGCGACCTTGCGCAGCTGGGAGACCGCCCGCCCCGCGAACACGAAGACCGACGCCTCGCCCTCGGTGCGGACCGATGTGACGAGCGGCTGCACCAGCCAGGGTCCCGCGGTCAACCCGGCGAGCCGGAGGTCGTCGCTCCGCTCGGCCACCACGACCCCGACGCCGGACGCGCCGACGCGCGGCTTCACCACGACCGTCCCGTGCTCGGCGAGCCCGTCGGCGAGGCCGGCCACCAGGCCGTCGGGCGGCACGTCCCTGGTGGGCACCACCGGCACGGCGTCGGCGAGATCCAGGAGATAGCGCTTGTCCGCGTTCCAGCGCAGCACGTCGGGAGCGTTCACCAGCCGCGTCGTCGCCGCCACCCGGTCGGCCCACGCGAGGAACTCGGGCAGCCGGCGGTGGTAGTCCCAGGTGGAGCGGACGACGACGGCGTCCGCGCGCGACCAGTCCACCTCGGGATCGGTCCACACCGCCCACCGGGCCTCGATCCCGAGGCGGGCGAGCTCCCGGGGCAGCAGGTCACCGCCGTCCTCGCCCTGGGGCAGGAGCTCGAAGGTCGCGAGCAGCACGTTCTCCACCAGGCCATCCTGGTGCAGGCTCACTCCCGTGTCGGCAAGGGGAGCCGGCGCAGCACCCAGGGCTGCAGGCGGGAGTAGCCCTTGACCGAGGCCCGGCGCATCCTGCGGAAGGTGTACGGCGCCCCAGCGCCGGCCTCGTCCCCGGAATCGCTTCCGGTCCCGTCGCCGGCGTCGTCGCGCTCGGTGCCGGTCTCGTCGACGGGGTCCGCTCCGGCGCTGCCCTCGTCGCCGCTGTCGTCGCTGCCCTGGTCGCTGGCCTGGTCGCTGGCCTGGTCGCTGTCGTCGGCGCGGCCGGTGAGCGCCGCGTAGCAGCCGTCATCGACCAGCACGGTGCCCGGCCGCGCGAGCGAGGTGAGCCGGGCGGCGACGTTGACGGTCGGCCCGAACACGTCGCCGAGCCGGCTGACGACGTCGCCGTACGCGATGCCGGCCCGCACCGCCGGGAACGGGTCGGCCTCGTCCGACCCCCGGGCGGTGAGCCGCAGCGCGGCCTCCGCGGCGTCGGCGGCCCGGTCGGCGACGAACAGGACCTCGTCGCCGATCGTCTTGATGATCCGGCCGCCGTGGTCGACCACGACTCCTGTCGCAGCGTCCTCGAACTGCTCGAGCCAGCCGACCAGCTCGGCCTGGTCGAGGGCCTTGCTGCGCGAGGTGTAGCCGACGATGTCGACGAAGCACACCGCCAGCGGGCTGACCGGAGCGGCGGCCGACTCCGCGGCCAGGGCGCGGCCCGTGGCGCTGGCCAGGTGGCGCCGCCACACGTAGCTCTGCAGCGCCTCCACCCGCGGCAGCACCGACTCGGCGAGCTCCGTGAGCCGGCGGCCCGGATCGGCGTCGGCGACGGCGATGTCCGCGAGCAAGCTGGTCTGCCACTCGGCGAGCCGGGCGTAGCTGCGGCCCCAGGTGCGCACGAGCGCCGCCTGCGAGTCGGGTCCGAGGATGCCCAGTTCGATCAGCTCGCGGGTCAGCCGCAGCGCCTCGACGTCGGCCTCGGTGAACGCGAGGTCGTCGGGCGCGGTGCGCGCGAACCCGAGCAGCCGCCAGAGCTGCTCGGCCACCTCGATCGGGAGGCCGGCCCGCTCGGCGACCTCGCCGCGGGTCAGGTGGGGGAGGGCCCCGAGGAGCAGCTCCTCCACCGTCTCCTCGGCCCCGGCCAGGGCCGCGGGCCGGTCGGGTGGACGCTGCTCGGTCAGTTTCGGCCGAACCGTTCCACCGCGACGGCCTCGAGGGCGGTCTTGAAGGCGGGCATCTCGGCGCAGAGCCGGCGTACCGCCTCGTCGGTGAAGTGGATCAGCTCCAACGGCGTGAGGGCGACGATCGACGCCGTGCGCAGCGAGTGGTTGACGATCGCGGCCTCGCCGACGATCTCGCCGGCACCCAGCTGGGCGATCTCCTCGCCGCGGTGGCGCACCGAGACCGTGCCGTCCAGGATGATGTACGCCTTGTCGGCCGGCGTCTTCTCCCAGATCGGCGACCAGCCCTCCGGGACGTGGACGCGGGTGCCCGCCGCAGCGATGCGCGCGATCTCCTCGGGCGCGAACGCGTCGTAGAACGACTCAGCCATGTCTCCGCCTCTCGCGGTTGGTCCTCCCCGGGGCGGATCCTTCCCGAGCGCGGGCTCGCTGTAAACGGCTGGCGGGTCGACACCCCAGCCGCGGTCAGCCCGCGGGCAGCGGCTCGCGGGCGATCGGGCAGCTCATGCAGCGCGGGCCGCCACGGCCCGAGCCGAGCTCGGAGCCGGCGATGCGGACCACCTCGATGCCGGCCTCCTCGAGGCGGTCGTTGGTCTCGTCGTTGCGCTCGTAGGCGACCGCCACGCGCGGCGCGAGCGCCAAGGTGTTGTTGCCGTCGTCCCACTGCTCGCGCTCGGCGGTGACCGGGTCGAGGCCGGTGTCGATCTGGTGGAGGGTGTCGATCCCCATCGCCTTGGCGGCCGCGACCAGGAACGGCTCGGGTCCGGCGACCGCGAGGACCAGGTCGTGGTCGTCGTCGGCGCGCTCGGCGAGGGTGACGGCGTACGCCTGCAGGGAGTCGGCGATGTTGGGGTACATCACGATCTTGTCGACGTCGACCATCGTGCACACGGTGTCGAGGTGCATGGTCGCGCGCTCCTGGGCGATCGGTACGGCGAGCACCGTGTGCGCGAGGTCCGCGTGGAAGACCTGGCGGGCGAACCGCTCCGCGCCCGCGGGGGTGGTCCGCTCGCCGACGCCGACGGCGATCACGCCGGGGGCGAGCAGCAGCACGTCGCCGCCCTCGACGTGCTCGTGGTGCCAACCGTGGATCTTGCGGGTGCCCTGGAACCGGGGGTGCTCGGTGTAGATCAGCTCGGTGAGCTGGGTCTCCCGGGCGCGGGCGGGCATCGCCAGCGAGGTGACCGCGACCCGGTCCCGGACCCAGACCGAGGAGTCGCGCGTGAACAGGAGGTTGGGCAGCGGGTCGATCAGGAAGTCGTCGCGGGCCAGCAGCGAGGTGACCAGGCCTCGGCCGCCGCGGACCTCGTCGTTGCGGATCCCGGCGGTGAGGTAGCCGGTCAGCTCCGCGGGTGCGGCGTCGTGGAGGAACCCGGTGAGGTAGCCGCGCATGGTGTCGCCGAGGTGCAGGCCCGCGAGCGCCGTCGTGATCGCGTGCTCGCGGGCGGTGTCGCTCGCGAACGTCTCGGTCAACAGGTCGGTGAGGTAGAGCACCTCCACGTCCCGCGCCCGCAGCGCCTCGGCGAACGCGTCGTGCTCCTCCTGGGCCCGGCTGACCCACGGGATGCCGTCGAAGAGCAGCCGGTCGTTGTTGCGGGGGGTCAGCCGCTTGAGCTCGTTGCCGGGCCGGTGCAGCATCACCGTCTGGAGCGTGCCGACCTCGCTGTCGGCGCCGTGCGGAGAAGCCATGGCCCAGACTCTAGGCCCAGACTCTAGTTACCTCAGGCCAGCAGGTCGTAAGCCGTGAAGGTCGCCAGGGTCAGGCAGACCGCCGCACCGACGTAGTGCAGCACGTGCAGGGATATGAAGCGCTGGAGCTGGCGCCCGGCCAGGACGGCCAGGCCACTGACGACCAGGAGCGCGCCGAGGGCCCCGGCGTACACCGAGAACGGCTGCTCGTACTTCGCGACCAGGGAGATCGTGAGCAGCTGGGACAGGTCGCCCCACTCGGCGGCGAAGAGCACCAGGAAGCTGGCGACCACCGCCTGCAGGCCGTGCCTGTCGCGCGTGGGTGCCGGGGTGTCCTCGGCGGCGGCCTGCTGGTGCCCGCGGCCCTCTCGGACCAGGATCACCGCTCCGGCCAGGAACATCAGGGCCGCCCCGGCACGGACCGCGTCGTCGGGCAGGAACGACACCGCATGGCCGAGCAGCACCGCCACCGTCGTCTGGACGGCGAAGGCGAGGCCGACGCCGAGCCAGACCAGGATCGGGCGGTAC encodes:
- a CDS encoding glycerophosphodiester phosphodiesterase, with protein sequence MRPQVVAHRGASYENAEHTLGAYIAALDAGADAVECDVRLTADGHLVCVHDRDLRRTARTRGLVSTMELAELDQLDFASWKNPWADLDDEAPLRDERLDRVLTLRTLLETIADYDRPVEVAIETKHPTRYGGLVERRLIEQLRRFGWDRPGAPVRVMSFSWTALQRVERLAPGVRLVMLLEHARNWPALRRLVGPDWLVGPGIDELMDHRRLGPRITRSGHDLHVWTVNTPVELDLCLELGVKAVITDRPAYVRDLLDQREADPG
- a CDS encoding DUF5926 family protein, whose protein sequence is MAKKSRTKARDHQPASGEVGPRQPCPCGSGKRYKACHGAAGGAPAPFVNRPFEGLPSECDIVAMRELVPAATAPLTLVDHADRTVQLCTLLPMAAPAMVRDSGEIWLGLQVQHNFGDPARDLGAVLAKALTADAGIVGLTDPPGEGPRLQDLVTGDRLAVTVHEGFEFWIGDVEESERAGMAAALEQANTAAMPTARLTTVEAAYWTDVGTKEHLRWVLPEPEDRLLDALARLHAAGNDGLVAGSRFVGMFRAHGLLAPVWDLPLGTGPEPLEEPAERFAADLAQALADTSDLTADERAARSGLANRQVTIR
- a CDS encoding ATP-grasp domain-containing protein gives rise to the protein MENVLLATFELLPQGEDGGDLLPRELARLGIEARWAVWTDPEVDWSRADAVVVRSTWDYHRRLPEFLAWADRVAATTRLVNAPDVLRWNADKRYLLDLADAVPVVPTRDVPPDGLVAGLADGLAEHGTVVVKPRVGASGVGVVVAERSDDLRLAGLTAGPWLVQPLVTSVRTEGEASVFVFAGRAVSQLRKVATSGDVRVHEEYGGTTTPVPLDAEAAALAERAVAVAGEHCGPAPAYGRVDLLHHHGRLVVSEVELIEPGLYLDLLPGNAEALAAALAAVLVT
- a CDS encoding adenylate/guanylate cyclase domain-containing protein, with the protein product MEELLLGALPHLTRGEVAERAGLPIEVAEQLWRLLGFARTAPDDLAFTEADVEALRLTRELIELGILGPDSQAALVRTWGRSYARLAEWQTSLLADIAVADADPGRRLTELAESVLPRVEALQSYVWRRHLASATGRALAAESAAAPVSPLAVCFVDIVGYTSRSKALDQAELVGWLEQFEDAATGVVVDHGGRIIKTIGDEVLFVADRAADAAEAALRLTARGSDEADPFPAVRAGIAYGDVVSRLGDVFGPTVNVAARLTSLARPGTVLVDDGCYAALTGRADDSDQASDQASDQGSDDSGDEGSAGADPVDETGTERDDAGDGTGSDSGDEAGAGAPYTFRRMRRASVKGYSRLQPWVLRRLPLPTRE
- a CDS encoding Crp/Fnr family transcriptional regulator, with the protein product MAESFYDAFAPEEIARIAAAGTRVHVPEGWSPIWEKTPADKAYIILDGTVSVRHRGEEIAQLGAGEIVGEAAIVNHSLRTASIVALTPLELIHFTDEAVRRLCAEMPAFKTALEAVAVERFGRN
- a CDS encoding arginine deiminase, with protein sequence MASPHGADSEVGTLQTVMLHRPGNELKRLTPRNNDRLLFDGIPWVSRAQEEHDAFAEALRARDVEVLYLTDLLTETFASDTAREHAITTALAGLHLGDTMRGYLTGFLHDAAPAELTGYLTAGIRNDEVRGGRGLVTSLLARDDFLIDPLPNLLFTRDSSVWVRDRVAVTSLAMPARARETQLTELIYTEHPRFQGTRKIHGWHHEHVEGGDVLLLAPGVIAVGVGERTTPAGAERFARQVFHADLAHTVLAVPIAQERATMHLDTVCTMVDVDKIVMYPNIADSLQAYAVTLAERADDDHDLVLAVAGPEPFLVAAAKAMGIDTLHQIDTGLDPVTAEREQWDDGNNTLALAPRVAVAYERNDETNDRLEEAGIEVVRIAGSELGSGRGGPRCMSCPIAREPLPAG
- a CDS encoding TMEM165/GDT1 family protein produces the protein MDPVVIGLTFLAIFVVELPDKTFLATLVLATRYRPILVWLGVGLAFAVQTTVAVLLGHAVSFLPDDAVRAGAALMFLAGAVILVREGRGHQQAAAEDTPAPTRDRHGLQAVVASFLVLFAAEWGDLSQLLTISLVAKYEQPFSVYAGALGALLVVSGLAVLAGRQLQRFISLHVLHYVGAAVCLTLATFTAYDLLA